CGCTTCTTCTTGATCATGCGTCACCATGATGGTGGTAATGCCCAATTTACGTTGCAGTTGGCAAATTTCTTCGCGCAAATGCGTTCTTACCTTGGCATCGAGAGCGGAAAGCGGTTCATCAAGCAGTAATAACCCCGGCGATAATGCCAAAGCACGCGCTAACGCCACCCGCTGCTGCTGACCGCCAGAGAGCTGGCTTGGGTATTTTTGTGCCGATGTGGCGAGCCCGATCATCTCCAACCACTGCTCCACTTTCTCTAACGCATCACGGACTGACATGCCTTGATTACGCAAACCGATGGCGATGTTTTCTTCCACCGTTAAATTGGGAAATAGAGCATAAGATTGGAACACGATGCCGAAATCACGCTGCTCGGGTGGTAAAAAAGTAATCGCTTGCTGGTTTTGGTGGATGGTGCCAGAGGTGGGAAGATCTAACCCTGCGATGGCGCGCAACAAGGTGGTTTTGCCACAGCCAGAAGGGCCAAGAAAGCAGACAAACTCGCCTTTTTCAATCGACAAACTGATCTCTTTCAACGCGGTAAATGAGCCAAACTGTTTTACCACATGACGAATATCGAGGTAGCTTCTGCTGATCGCTTGAGGTTCATTCTGCTGCTGTAAATTAGGATGATGCATGGTCATAAAAGTCACCTTTAATTTGGTATAGTCCAAAATTAACAAGACTTTATTGCAATGCGGTGACAGTTTTATCGCTGATACGTGACCATCTTATGACAGAAGGATAAAAAAGGAGGCTTTCGCCTCCTTTGATGAACAATTTAAGATTTGGGTTCCGATTTAGCATCAAACTTTTCAGACCAGGTTTGCAGCACGCGGGCACGATCACTTCCCATTTGCGTGAAGTCCATCTTCGCCATCACTTTTTCAACATTCGGATAATTCGGCACTTGCTTGCTGACGTCCTGATGGCCAACGATAGGATAGCTCTCAATATACAGCTCATTTGCCGCTTTCGAGACAGACCAATCGACCACGCGTTTTGCCGCATCACTTTCTTTGACTAGCCCTACCGCTTCGGATTCCCAGCCAATACCGTTTGGTACAATCACATCCAACGGTGCGCCTTGGGTTTTGAGTTTTGCGCCACGCGTTGCCATTGATATGCCGATCGCAACCTCTCCCATCCCCGCTTGAACACAAGGTTTTGAGCCAGAATGTGTGTAATGGGCAATATTTTGATCAAGGCGTTGCATGTAATCCCACGCTTTATCTTCGCCCATGTTTTGCAGCCATGCGGAAACTTGCATGTACCCCGTGCCGGAAGATGCAGGGTTAGGCATCGCAATGTGGCCTTTGTAGACAGGGTTGGTCAAATCTTCCCAACTCTGTGGCTTAGGTAAATTCAGCTGTTTGGCCACCGCTTCGTTAAAGCATACCGCGTTAAAAAAAGCATCGTTGCCATACCAAGCTTGCTGCGCTTGCGGATCGTTCAAATTAGCTCGTAGCTCGTTCGCTCCTTTGGGTGTGTAAGGTTTTAGCACTCCTTGATCTTTGAGGAGAGCCATTGACGATCCAGCCAATCCCCACACCACTTGCGCACGAGGGTTGTCTTTTTCAGCCAGCAGTTTTGCCGTCATGATCCCGGTCGAATCACGCACCCACTTAATCTCAATATCTGGGTTCTCTTTTTCAAAAGCACTTTTGTATTTCGCCAAGAG
This genomic window from Vibrio metoecus contains:
- a CDS encoding putative 2-aminoethylphosphonate ABC transporter substrate-binding protein; translation: MMNPRILKGTLTAIAALVSAHVFAAQEVTVYTAFETDLLAKYKSAFEKENPDIEIKWVRDSTGIMTAKLLAEKDNPRAQVVWGLAGSSMALLKDQGVLKPYTPKGANELRANLNDPQAQQAWYGNDAFFNAVCFNEAVAKQLNLPKPQSWEDLTNPVYKGHIAMPNPASSGTGYMQVSAWLQNMGEDKAWDYMQRLDQNIAHYTHSGSKPCVQAGMGEVAIGISMATRGAKLKTQGAPLDVIVPNGIGWESEAVGLVKESDAAKRVVDWSVSKAANELYIESYPIVGHQDVSKQVPNYPNVEKVMAKMDFTQMGSDRARVLQTWSEKFDAKSEPKS
- a CDS encoding putative 2-aminoethylphosphonate ABC transporter ATP-binding protein, whose amino-acid sequence is MTMHHPNLQQQNEPQAISRSYLDIRHVVKQFGSFTALKEISLSIEKGEFVCFLGPSGCGKTTLLRAIAGLDLPTSGTIHQNQQAITFLPPEQRDFGIVFQSYALFPNLTVEENIAIGLRNQGMSVRDALEKVEQWLEMIGLATSAQKYPSQLSGGQQQRVALARALALSPGLLLLDEPLSALDAKVRTHLREEICQLQRKLGITTIMVTHDQEEALTMADRIVVMNHGVIEQVGTPQEIYQKPASRFVAGFVGTMNFIPVSMASSQQLRIAESLIALPKIENYTPCQGEQFDLAVRPENLELVTRYNEAIPVVIRHLEFLGAFYRVECVFQGERLAPPVYVDLPITQVQTMHLKTGDVRYLALRAGQLRAYRRKVMSTTPAATASCAYAA